The Polypterus senegalus isolate Bchr_013 chromosome 1, ASM1683550v1, whole genome shotgun sequence genome includes a window with the following:
- the LOC120518510 gene encoding transmembrane 4 L6 family member 20-like isoform X2 yields the protein MCRDAFVAPGYLNFGRRRVVLPVVAMTFAAKKRGSCNSRTGMLTSVLLSIVGIAGALYCVLISLYALAQGPLLCDVRQDAIEGSCDFNLRNISLISNVNFNMKWYFENGCESVMNKTRPLLGTGQGHLPTLYLNEMEQKNIHLIAFAGLSMVALLEILLSALQIVSGTFGCLCGTSKPRRNMPM from the exons GTCCTACCTGTGGTTGCCATGACGTTTGCTGCTAAAAAGAGAGGAAGCTGCAATTCCAGAACTGGG ATGCTGACGTCCGTCCTCCTCAGCATTGTCGGCATTGCGGGGGCCCTTTACTGTGTGCTTATATCCCTCTATGCCCTGGCACAAGGGCCATTACTGTGCGATGTCCGCCAAGATGCCATTGAGGGGTCTTGTGACTTTAACCTGAGGAATATCAG CCtaatttcaaatgttaattttaacatGAAGTGGTACTTTGAAAATGGCTGTGAAAGCGTGATGAATAAAACCAGGCCTTTGCTGGGAACTGGACAAGGTCATTTACCAACGCTGTACTTGAATGaaatggagcagaagaacatccACCTGATTGCCTTTGCAGGACTCAGCATGGTTGCCTTGCTTGAAATTCTTCTTAGTGCCCTGCAGATTGTTTCTGGAACATTTGGTTGTTTGTGTGGAACATCCAAACCGAGAAGGAATATGCCAATGTGA